DNA sequence from the Parasphaerochaeta coccoides DSM 17374 genome:
TTTCTTTCACATCTTCGCCATCAGACAGAGCAAGCTGCCATTCTTGGAACAAATTGTCAGCCTGATGTCCAGCATCTGAAATCTTATCGGTACGCCAGATGCGGATAGCTTCCTGAGCGACAGAAATCATTTTACTCTCATCCACTACTACCGTCCCGTCTAACAATGTCCAAGCATCACGTAATGCAGAATGAGGAAAACTGGAATCATCATCAAATATGGCGACATCTCCTGCGGAGCTGATAATCTGCGTCTCAGCTGTATCTTCCGTCATCCCCTCCTCAACGAGTTCCTTGATCTTCCGCTGAGAAGGATATATAAGAATCACGCCATCATCGGTTTTCATCACACCAATCATACTTCCTCCTATCCGATAGCCAGAACGGCAAAGTTTGTATGTCCATTCAGCGATGCGTTATGGTTGATAGTAAAGTTACATTTCTCTGTATAACGAGTACTCATCTGGCCGATAACAGCATAATCGTTCGGTTCGTCCGTTCGGATGCCAACAACAAATAAAGCATAGTTTGTTGTTGGCAATAGATTATCAAAGACAACAGACCATTTACCAGTTCCTCTATATTGGAATGTATTTACGTTAAAATCTGCAACAAGTCCGTTGGACCACACACCCCATGCTCTCACCAGATTCATGGGAATATTTCCGACCGCTCGCAATGCATCGGAAACATATCCCCCATAGAACGGCTCCTCCGATGTTCCCAGACTTGTAGTACTGGTTGCAGGAGTTGGATTGCTCATGATGACTTGTGCTCTCTGGGAGAGTAACTGCACACTACAAGACACGGCAGAATATACTCCTACCGCTGAACCGGTGCCACCCCAATTCTGGATAGTCACAGATTCAGTCGCATTGGCAAAGGTTATGCCATCGGCGTTCCGTGTGACCTTTGCTATGCCTGTGAGGGTCTTGGCGCTTCCCCCGGCGGGAGTGAGTGCAACGGTCGAACTGGCCGTATTGGTTGCCGTATCCATACCGATCTGGAGACTTGACAGCCCACTGTAGAAGTCCGTACCGGAGATATAATGCAGGTTGTTTTGAGAACTCCATGCACCTATTACGCAACTATCCTGACGGAAAGTGTCGAGAGATATCAAAGATGTGTTTCCATCGGAGAATCTTACAAACACTCCATGACTCGCTTGTGACAGACAATCGAAGTACACCCAACCAGCACCGCCTGTTTCAGAACCGCTTGAGGATTCACTTCCGTTTACAAACAGTTTGATTGTGTCCCCTGGGTTGACCTGGATTGTTCCTGTCACAGTTTGCGGGCCAATAGACGCACCACTACTTACTCTTGCAAAGAAAGAGGCATAAGACGCATTGTTCTTAGTCAGCAAAGATGTTGCTGGTCTTGTGGATGAGAGTGACTCAGAAGTCAACCGATAAGAAAACACGTATATCCCAGCAGGGATGGTATACGACCACTTCAGTTCAGGATACTCGCCCCACTGAGAATGACTGCCGCTAAACTGGTCCTTTAGTAAAAAGGCGCTTGTTCCGGCGAGTTTCGTTCCACCAGAAATAGTTTTTCCCAAATAAGAGCCAGAGATGGTTTGCAAGTCCTGGCTTACCGACAGTGCCACTGCTGAGTACAGTGCATCTGTAGACCACAACGTCTTCCCCGGAGCGGACTCTCTCGTCTCTCCCTTGACAGCACGCTGCGTCTTGAGCACCGGCGTCAGGCCATCTGAATCCAACGTCTCAACAATGATGTCCCTCAGAATTGCCCGGACCGCTTTGAGCTGCCCCTGTCCCAACCACCAGCCGGAACCATCCGAAGGAGGATTCCCTGCGGCGTCATAGCCGGAGTATATCGAGCCTATGACCTCGACCTGGTTTGCGAACAGCTTGTTTACGAACGCCTCCATGGCTCCCACCCGCTCGAACAGTTTTTCAATGCCTAACGCTTTAGCCCAGAGGTTCAAGTTTGTATCAAGGGAAGACTCAGAGCCCTGCATAATCGCCATCGCCTGCTGCGAAATGAAACGGTCTGTACTGACCACAGTCATCATCTCGGCGGAAAGAATCTCTCCGGAGACTGCAAACTGCCCGACAACGAAACTGCCAGAAATGATATCTCCAGAATTGAAATTCTGCCACTCCATCCAGGCATTACTTCCAACGGACTGCGGCTGAAGTCGGGCAAAGGCCACCACCCCGCCTTGGTCGATGAGAATGTAGCCCTGTCCCTGGCCTGTGCAGATGTAGTCGGTACCGATGACTGAAATCCTCTGTGATCCAGCATAGATATATCCTGTGTCCGCTCCAAAGTTTCCATCAGAGTCAAAGCCCCTGACCGAGAGCGTCAGGCCGGAAGTCGATACACCCAGATAGCCAGGAATGCCGGATGAACCGGGTTCACCTTGGTCTCCTTTATCGCCCTTATCGCCCTTGACTGGTTGCCAGTTGTACGATGAAGGACTGGTAGAATCTGCGGCCGTGAAATCGGAATAAGTGCCGATGAATAGCTTCCCTGCCGAGGCAGTTGTAGAGAAGCCGACCGTTCCGTCAGAACTGTTCGCCCATGCAGTGTGGAAGTACGATGTCTTGCCGTCAGCTCCTGTCGGCCCCTGTATCCCCTGCGCTCCGTCAGCTCCCTTGATAAGAGACCAGTTGTAGTCAGAGGGGTCGATAGAGTCTGCCGGATTGTGGTCGCTATAGAATCCCACATATGCCTTACCCACAGGGTTCTGCGAGAAGCCCCCACCCTGTTCAGTGTCTGCGTAGGCTATGTGGCCGTAGGCCGTCAGTCCATCTTCCCCTGGAACGCCGGGAATGCCCTGTACTCCGTCTTCTCCCTGCAACCCCTGTAAGCCCCTCTCTCCCCTTTCTCCTTTATCTCCCTTGTCGCCCTTGTCGCCCTTGACTGGTTGCCAGTTGTACGATGAAGGACTGGTAGAATCTGTGGACGTAAAATCGGAATAGGTACCGATGAATAGCTTCCCTGCCGAGACAGACGTTGAGAACCCAACCGTTCCATCAGAACTGTTCGCCCATGCTTGGTGGAAGTACGAGCTCTTGCCGTCAGCTCCTGTGAGTCCCTGTTCCCCCTTTTCTCCTGGTTCTCCATCTTTGCCGGGTAATACTGACTTTCCACTACTCTGATGCGCTGTAGTGGTGGGTGTGACTTCCAATCCCCCCTGAACACTAACCGCAGTATATGAATTGATCCCGTTGAAGTCATATGCCCTAGAGCAACCAATGATGATGACATAACCTTCCCAACCGTTTTCAAGTTTTATCTTTTTTCTTGAACCTGGTTCATAGCTCTGTGATGAACGGAAAGATATATCATAGATTCCCTGGCTGAAACGGATCCACAAAGTATTTGTCAGTCTTTCAGCTTCACCAGAATCCGTGATGTAACCAGCCTTATGGATATAAGGAGTTTCTGGCAGCTCTGGATAACACGTCTCAATCAAGCTGTCCCGGGCCAATGCCTTTCCCCAGATTTCTGCCCAGTAGAGTTTCGCAGCAGATGAGCCATAATTCTTGTAGCGCAGCTGTGCCTGAAGGGCTTCATACACCACAGCGGTGATGCCTGGCCGGATGGGATCAAGCTGTATGCTTTCGTCTTTGATATCCTTGATATAGTGATTACTGCTGCTGACAAGGCCCAGGTCTTTATTCTGCAACCGTGTCTGTCCGGAGAGATATGAGGTATCCAAATAGTCGGCTCCGAATTTCTGCCAAGTCTCAATGATGTCGGAATCTTCCGGCCAATAGTCACCTGCCGCAATCGCCTCCCCAGGGGTCGGGTCAGATGTGTCCCCTACCGGCAGATTGCCGCGCCACAGCAGGGCATCCGACATGACTTTAAGTTTGGGCCATGTAACCTTCACTCCGTCGTAGGCTTCATACCTCTTTGAGATTGTCAGGCCTGTCCCTCCACGGTTGGCAAGTATGTCATCATCTGTAAGGAGTCCAGCCTGGGAGAGATTCCCGCTTACGGTCCATTCCCAAGTAATGAACTGGCCGGATGAAGTGGTTGTAAGTACGAAGTCGAAATCCTGTCCCAGGGCATCTATGAGGCTCCTATATGTCGCATCACCCTTTGACGCCGCAAAGTGTCTGACCCGCTTGCTGATATCCGGAGCATCAGAGGCAATGCGCCCTTCCAGACCTGCCTGTTTCAGCAGTCTGTAGAGGATGCTGTGTTCCACATCAGAGCGTTTAAAAATCCAGAAAGAATCTCCTCCAACATCTTCCGGCCAGTTTACTGACTGCTTCAGAGAAACATTCAGGTCGACCGTAAAATCAACGGCCTCAAGGCTCAATGGCCCCATGTCCATCCCCTGCCAGGATGTTGACAGCTGAGGATCCATTTTCCCTTCAAAAATCGATTGTTCATTGAGAAAAACCAAGATAGGGATTCTCTGTGTAGATGTCATCAGATAGGAGACAATCTCAGCAGAATAGATGAGGCTGAAGCGTATGGAGTTGAGCGTCGATTTGAAGGATGCATCGCACAGTGTCCTTTTCAATGAGAATGACCCTGCGACCAATGAAGAGGAAATATCATAGTCATGAGAAGCTCCTAGCAATATCCGGATATTTTCTTCTACCATCTCATGCCCCTCTCGCCTTTAACTTAACGCCAGCGATTTGAAGCTTCCCGTATAGGTCATCTATACCGTACACATCACCCTGTATATAGATGACATTAGGCGGTTCTGTTGCCCCTGAAGACATACCAGGGGACTGTGAAGACACCGGCCGGATCCTCACATGCTCCACCCCTCCGGGATTATCGCCGACCATGATGAGCTGAGGTCCGGTCGTAAGAAACTCGCCTCCAGAAGCAAAGGCTGGAACGTTTCCTGTCTTCACTCCCAGCTTCTCCAGCTCACTCATAATCTCCCGCAGCCTGTCCAGGGATGCCGTCCCGATTTCGGCATACATGGCATTGATGCGGGACACTTCACTTGTGATGTCCTCGTCACGTCCGCTCCAGAACTTATCCCACCCTGACATGCCGCTCAGCTCGGCGTCCAGTGCATTCACCTTGGCTATGGCTGCGCTTGACAGCCCCGTCCGGGCATCGGCTTCATTGCGCTGCTGCTGTAGATTTCCCGCCCCTTCACGAAATGTGACGACATCAATCAGGTTTCGATCAAGCTGCCGCCTGAGCAGGTCATATTCAGTATCTATTGTAGAGTTTATTGTTTCCGCCAGTTTCTGCCGGGCCTCAAGTTCATCCTGCATTGACTGTGTGATTGAATCATCTATCCCAGTCCCACCACCCATCAGACCCGCTGACATTCCGGTGATACCGCCCAGTGCGAACAGTCCCAGGGCAACAGGAACCCCGGCCCAGCCAGTCTCCGCAATAATTCTTAAACCAGCTGCTATGGCACTGGAAGAAATCTGGGAGAGAACCTGCTGTGTAAACTGCCCCATGGAATCTCCAAAGCCATCAAGGGCGTTACCTCCAGAAGCGATGGCGGAACCCATACTCTCAAATGCCCCTGCCGCAGTTGAGCCTAGGGCATCAGCAGTGAAGAATTGTTTCTTCAGGGATTCCCCCATCTTTGCCATTTCTTCATTGACCGCCTGGGCGACCGTCAGCTCCTTTTCTGCTGTCCCGACCGCCTTGTCCCAAAGTTCCTGTCTCTGTTGGGCGGTCAACAGACCCTGCTTTTCCAGTTCATCCAAAGTCTTCTGATATGCGGCGAGTTCAGCGGCTTTCCTCTCCTCATCAGTCATAAGGGATGCAATGAGTTTTTCCGCTTCAGCACGCAGGCTCTCACCATGCTTGATGACTTCGATCTTCTCGGCTATCTCATCATATGTCCCAGAGAGAATCTCCAGATTCTCTTTCCACTCCCCGGTGTCGCCTTCTTCCGCCCCCGCTGACCACATCTTGGTGATCTGGGTCTTTACTGATGAGAGCTGCTCCTCTAGCGTCTGTAGCTCAGTACGGCCGAAGTCAAAGCCGACGGGGATATCCATGCTGAATGAGCGGGCATCCCCTCCGTCGAACAGTTTTTCAATGTATGTCTGCGTATCAGAGTCAATCGTAGGTTGCATGCCGTCCAGCTCAGCTTGCTTTGCTGCGATAACCGCTGCATACAAATCTATGCGCTTCTTTACTTCCGCGACAATCTCTTTATCCGCTTCCGGATCATGGCGGTATGAGTCCAGGATGAGCTGATCAGCCGCCTGCTGTTCTTGTAACTTCTTCAGGTCCGCTTCAAGAGCCGTCTTCCGCCCTTCGTCCGTCTGTCCATAGAGAGCTGATAGAGACGCAGTGAGGCCAGCCTGTTCCTCAAGTACTGTCGCGCGTTCTTTCTCCTTCCCCAGGGATTCCTTGGCAGCCTGAGTTTTCTGCTCCTCCCACATGCCTTCCTGAGCTTTGATCGGTAGGATGTTCTGAAGGATGCTTACAAATTTCTTATAGTTCTCCGTCTTATTGTAGTTGTTGCTGTTGATTATCTCCAGGCTATGCAGCACTTCATCAAGATTCCAGTTCTTTACATCTGAGAACTCTCCCGCAGCAATGAACTTGGCAAGATCCTCAAACTCCAGGAGTCTCCGGGTACGGTCGGAATCTTTCTGGAGCAAAGCGGTCAGCCGTGACACATCAGGTAAAGAGCCAATGACACCTTTCCATCCGACCTGGCTGCTCTCTTTGAAGGCATTCCAGAACGCCGTCCATTTTCCGGGATTCGTCTGTGCAATCTTTTCAGCAACCCCGCCGACCCGACCTTCTATTGTCTCAAGCAGAAGAATCTGTGCTTCATATTGTTTGTTCTGTTCAATCAGGTCCAGGACCTGGTTCTTGATTTCCGTTGATATGAAGATGCCGGATTCTTTGAGCGATTCCATCTCTGTCGCCGGGTTTTCCAGTACCCTGCCAAGATCCCGGACTGCGGAGGTGATATCCGTGCCCATAAGCTTTGAGATATTTGCCGCGGAGAGCACGATACGCTCCATCTGGGATACAGCGATATTCTCAAGCGGCAGGAGAGCCGCCATGGCATTCTTCAGCTGTGTATCATCGATATTGGTCAGTCTCTCGACCTGAGTTGCAATCTCGGATATCTGGCGGACTGAAATGTCGCGGGATTTGCCCGTGACATCGATCATCGCCTGCAGACGTGCGTTTGCTTCGATCTCTTCAATGGTGTCCTTGATTCCTTGTCTGGTCGCTGCCGTGACAAGCCCGATGGCAGCGGCGACTGACAAGTACTTTGATGTCAAGCTCTTCAGGATACCTGTGAAGTCCTGCTGGCTTTTTTTATTCTCATCGGTTGCTTTCTTCTGTTGCTTTGCCTGATCTGTCGAGGTCTTGGCAGCCTGCGCCTGTTTTTCCTGTGCGCCAGCATTGCTATCCAAGCTTGTTTTCAGATTTTTGACAGCTTCTTCAACATTCTCAATGGCTTTCTTTGCCTCTGCAGTTTCCGCTTGGACAATGAGCCTCAGTTCTTCTGTCACAGTAAGTGCCATATCCCACCTCAGGCACAGTTTAACAGAGAGTCGGTGGCTCGAATCAAACGGACTCACCGGCTCTCTGTTCTTGAAGCTTCGGCAACCACTTCGTCATATTCACTCTCAAATGCCCGGATGAGCATGATGTATTCTGCGTTCTCTCCTGCGGGCCCCTCGCCATGAAAGAGTCCAAACTTCTTATAGTCAGACCAGAGTCTCACAGCATCCCATAGGTCGGCGGTGAGCAGTTCTTTCATCTGTTTCCGGGTGATTGAAAATCCGGTGCGGACGAGCAAGGGCTGGTTATCATACCAGGACGACATGGTCTGATACGCCCAGCCTTTCAGACAGCAGTGGAAGCCGAGAGCAAGTTTTTTAGTACGGCCTCATCAAGATCCAATTCCAAGATTTTCAATGCAATCTTCTTTGCAAGCAGCATGCAATAATCATCCGGAAGCCGACACAGCTCTTCACCGGTTGTCACCAGGACCTCTTTCCCGTCTTCGACAACTGTCAGCCCTGAAATCCTGACACCACATTCACGCATGACCAGGGCAATGTCCGTTTCCGTGTATGCCGCAAGCCTGCCTTCAGGGGTCCGGGCATTGATGACACGCTGCATGGTCTCACGCTGGTTCGCATTCGGTTTCGTAAACTCAACCTTGATCTGCTCAGCTTCAGGTTTTTGCTCGTTTCCCAAGAAATCAGGACTCCAGGTCCGTCGGCGCGTCAGATTTATCTTCATCCTTCAGCTTCTCCTTTCCCTTCTTTGCGGGAGTAGTATCAGGGGCGACCGTGCGGTCAATCCTGACGATGCATACAGCCTCGATGGTCGAGTCAGTAATCCGGACATCTCCACCAGAAACTTGGTGGAGATTCTCGATGACATTCCCCTTTGGATCCGTGAAGACAAGCTTCTTCGGATCGTCAGGGGATGAGTGGGCGTTTATCTTCATGCCGTGACCACCTTCTCATACTGCCAGTCATCCTGGGTCTCGTAATTGAAGTTGAACGGCACTCCTCCGGTAGCTGGCTGTCCGGAATCAATTTGGGCTATACGCATCTTTCTGAAGATGGTGATCTCAACTTCTCCCAGTTCTGACATCTCCCTGCGCGCCATCCAGTGCCAGTAGGTCTTGTCTTTCTGCCGTGGGATGAAAGATACCTTCCTGCCAGATCCTGCTCCACTGTCAACGATACGCTTGCTGAACAGCCCCTCCAGCTCGCGTTGCATGTCAGACTCAGTATCGAACAGGCCGCTGATCGTTCCGCTGTCTACAATGTTTCCGTCTCCGACCACGGTCCGGCGACCATTGATCACATCGCACTGGGTTGTCAGGTCGACCGTCCCCTCCTGCCTGCTCCGCGCCACATCTGTGGTCCAGCAGCTGACTGACATATCAATCGGAATGATGACATCTCCTTCAGTCAAGGGAGACTGTGCCGCTGCCGCCCAAGCCGGGACATGAACAGGGGCTCCTATCGGCAGAACCTTCGATCCGGAAATCGACGCGTCCAGCAATGTGTCGAAATATGAAGATACTCCCTTCGCCTTGATGAATGCAAAGCCACCGCTGTAGCTTGCCGTTGCCTTGGTGACTTCCAGCAGTTCTTTGCAGAAACCGCTGCGCCCGTCCGTACTCGTGATTTTCATTCTTATACCTCTCTTCTCAATGATCTTGGGAAATCAAACCTGACAACGTGCGGCTCCACATACGTGTACCGCCACTGTCGGGTTTCCGTCTCTTCAAATTCATTCTGTGTGAACGAACCGGTGCTATCTGAAATCCCTGTGAACGTGACCCGTACTTTTTCAGTCCTTCCTGGCACATCGATGTCAAAGTATCTGCGACCACCTTCAAGGCCGTCGTTCATCACATCCTGAACTTTGAGGGAGACCTCGATGATGCTTGCCAGAAAGAAATCCGGACCATCTCCGCTTCCTACTATGGTGAATTGAAATGTCAGGACATCACGGGAGGCGCCCTGTTCGCTTGCGCCAGTGAACACCATCCTGATCGCTGGTTCAGCACTCGTCACCGGCTGAGGATCATACAGGACGGCGATTCCCGTCTTCTCCTTGAACCATATGGCAAATGCATCACGTATCTTCTGAATCACCTCTTCACCTCCTGAGCAAGCATCCGGGACAGCACATCACGATCCAGATCATCAACGAACAGGAACGGCCGGGCAGGGATGGTTACAGATTTCTTCAGGATGAAAACCACGAACGGGTTACCCCTGCCTTTCTGTGCCATGAATGCCCCGCTTGTCTTTTTCCTGCTCGCCATCCAGACCTTATAGCCATCTCGCTTCAAACCGGAGATGATATGGGTCGCACTGAATCCATACCGCCTTTGCAGCCGGCGTGTCCTACCACCAGCCGGAATCCACAGCCACTTCCCTTTCTTTGGGTGTATGGTACCTCCAAAGTGGTTGAGCCTAGCACCCGGATGATTCGTCCCGATTATTGCAGCATCACCTTCAACCCGGCTGGAAATTGAGGACATCAGCTGTCCCCTATCCCGCAGTGTCCGAGAGCCCTGTTTGATCGCGACGGTCAGCGGGGCATTCGTCGGTCTGATCCCACCGTTTATCTTGCGCAGCGTTGAGGAGACCATGTACTGTCCAGCCCTGGCATAGAAGTCATGACCAACCGCTACAGAGAGCTGCCCCTCACACTTGACGGTGAATGTCATCTTCATGACGTGGCTCCCGGGAAATACGTCCCTTCACTACCGAAGAGGCAGGAAGAGAAGTCTGGGAGACACCCCCGCCTGCCGCCTGATACCCCGCTGCATCCACGGCATTGCCATAGACAGCTCTCAGAATCTCAAGTGCATCGTCCTTTTTATCTGCGGCGACTGCTTCATTCTCCCCATAGGAGTACAGCTCATACAGAGCCCGTTTTAACACAATCTCCCGGTTTATCGGAGTGTCTGCTTCAAAAGATCCTGAAGCTGCCATGACCTTTGCCTGTGCCCACAGCGTAGCTTTCTCAATGGCTCGGACAGCAATAGCATCATCACCACCGGTGAGCGCTTTGTAGTTGTATGCTTTCACTTCAGCCTTCAGGTCTTCAGCTGTGATGATGCTGCCGTCCATTATCTTCCTCCTCAGCCTTGTGCTGCAGCCTGCAACGTCAGAAATTCAGCGATGATGTCGGCCTTGCTATCATCATCGGTCGTCGTCATCTCATAGCCCCGCTCCGCTGCAATCTCCAGGATCCTGGATTTTGTCAGGGCCGTAAGAGCTGCCTGGGTGTATGTCTTCTCTTCTTCTGTGATAGTCACGGTCTCGGCAGTAATCGAGACAGCAGGATCGGCTGCAACTGAAGGATCAAAGACGGTCGCCCAGCAGAAACCCTTGGCACTGACCAGAGGCATCGGTTTGGACTCACTGATGACCTTGTAACCCGAAGGATCGTCGACCTTCA
Encoded proteins:
- a CDS encoding phage tail length tape measure family protein; amino-acid sequence: MALTVTEELRLIVQAETAEAKKAIENVEEAVKNLKTSLDSNAGAQEKQAQAAKTSTDQAKQQKKATDENKKSQQDFTGILKSLTSKYLSVAAAIGLVTAATRQGIKDTIEEIEANARLQAMIDVTGKSRDISVRQISEIATQVERLTNIDDTQLKNAMAALLPLENIAVSQMERIVLSAANISKLMGTDITSAVRDLGRVLENPATEMESLKESGIFISTEIKNQVLDLIEQNKQYEAQILLLETIEGRVGGVAEKIAQTNPGKWTAFWNAFKESSQVGWKGVIGSLPDVSRLTALLQKDSDRTRRLLEFEDLAKFIAAGEFSDVKNWNLDEVLHSLEIINSNNYNKTENYKKFVSILQNILPIKAQEGMWEEQKTQAAKESLGKEKERATVLEEQAGLTASLSALYGQTDEGRKTALEADLKKLQEQQAADQLILDSYRHDPEADKEIVAEVKKRIDLYAAVIAAKQAELDGMQPTIDSDTQTYIEKLFDGGDARSFSMDIPVGFDFGRTELQTLEEQLSSVKTQITKMWSAGAEEGDTGEWKENLEILSGTYDEIAEKIEVIKHGESLRAEAEKLIASLMTDEERKAAELAAYQKTLDELEKQGLLTAQQRQELWDKAVGTAEKELTVAQAVNEEMAKMGESLKKQFFTADALGSTAAGAFESMGSAIASGGNALDGFGDSMGQFTQQVLSQISSSAIAAGLRIIAETGWAGVPVALGLFALGGITGMSAGLMGGGTGIDDSITQSMQDELEARQKLAETINSTIDTEYDLLRRQLDRNLIDVVTFREGAGNLQQQRNEADARTGLSSAAIAKVNALDAELSGMSGWDKFWSGRDEDITSEVSRINAMYAEIGTASLDRLREIMSELEKLGVKTGNVPAFASGGEFLTTGPQLIMVGDNPGGVEHVRIRPVSSQSPGMSSGATEPPNVIYIQGDVYGIDDLYGKLQIAGVKLKARGA
- a CDS encoding collagen-like protein; translated protein: MVEENIRILLGASHDYDISSSLVAGSFSLKRTLCDASFKSTLNSIRFSLIYSAEIVSYLMTSTQRIPILVFLNEQSIFEGKMDPQLSTSWQGMDMGPLSLEAVDFTVDLNVSLKQSVNWPEDVGGDSFWIFKRSDVEHSILYRLLKQAGLEGRIASDAPDISKRVRHFAASKGDATYRSLIDALGQDFDFVLTTTSSGQFITWEWTVSGNLSQAGLLTDDDILANRGGTGLTISKRYEAYDGVKVTWPKLKVMSDALLWRGNLPVGDTSDPTPGEAIAAGDYWPEDSDIIETWQKFGADYLDTSYLSGQTRLQNKDLGLVSSSNHYIKDIKDESIQLDPIRPGITAVVYEALQAQLRYKNYGSSAAKLYWAEIWGKALARDSLIETCYPELPETPYIHKAGYITDSGEAERLTNTLWIRFSQGIYDISFRSSQSYEPGSRKKIKLENGWEGYVIIIGCSRAYDFNGINSYTAVSVQGGLEVTPTTTAHQSSGKSVLPGKDGEPGEKGEQGLTGADGKSSYFHQAWANSSDGTVGFSTSVSAGKLFIGTYSDFTSTDSTSPSSYNWQPVKGDKGDKGDKGERGERGLQGLQGEDGVQGIPGVPGEDGLTAYGHIAYADTEQGGGFSQNPVGKAYVGFYSDHNPADSIDPSDYNWSLIKGADGAQGIQGPTGADGKTSYFHTAWANSSDGTVGFSTTASAGKLFIGTYSDFTAADSTSPSSYNWQPVKGDKGDKGDQGEPGSSGIPGYLGVSTSGLTLSVRGFDSDGNFGADTGYIYAGSQRISVIGTDYICTGQGQGYILIDQGGVVAFARLQPQSVGSNAWMEWQNFNSGDIISGSFVVGQFAVSGEILSAEMMTVVSTDRFISQQAMAIMQGSESSLDTNLNLWAKALGIEKLFERVGAMEAFVNKLFANQVEVIGSIYSGYDAAGNPPSDGSGWWLGQGQLKAVRAILRDIIVETLDSDGLTPVLKTQRAVKGETRESAPGKTLWSTDALYSAVALSVSQDLQTISGSYLGKTISGGTKLAGTSAFLLKDQFSGSHSQWGEYPELKWSYTIPAGIYVFSYRLTSESLSSTRPATSLLTKNNASYASFFARVSSGASIGPQTVTGTIQVNPGDTIKLFVNGSESSSGSETGGAGWVYFDCLSQASHGVFVRFSDGNTSLISLDTFRQDSCVIGAWSSQNNLHYISGTDFYSGLSSLQIGMDTATNTASSTVALTPAGGSAKTLTGIAKVTRNADGITFANATESVTIQNWGGTGSAVGVYSAVSCSVQLLSQRAQVIMSNPTPATSTTSLGTSEEPFYGGYVSDALRAVGNIPMNLVRAWGVWSNGLVADFNVNTFQYRGTGKWSVVFDNLLPTTNYALFVVGIRTDEPNDYAVIGQMSTRYTEKCNFTINHNASLNGHTNFAVLAIG
- a CDS encoding phage virion morphogenesis protein; this encodes MKMTFTVKCEGQLSVAVGHDFYARAGQYMVSSTLRKINGGIRPTNAPLTVAIKQGSRTLRDRGQLMSSISSRVEGDAAIIGTNHPGARLNHFGGTIHPKKGKWLWIPAGGRTRRLQRRYGFSATHIISGLKRDGYKVWMASRKKTSGAFMAQKGRGNPFVVFILKKSVTIPARPFLFVDDLDRDVLSRMLAQEVKR